ATCCAGCGAAGAAAACAAAGCATGTCTCACTTCACAGTCTCATTCCCCAATCGCGACATCACCACCTCCCCTTTTAGCAAGTCATCCTTGGCCAGACCCGATGCCGGCGCGGACTTATCGATATGCCCAGGGGCTCGTATCGCGGGACTCGGGGGTCCTTGGGGTTGAATGAAGAGAATAAAGACGATAAATAGCGCGATTGCAGCGCTGATGAGAACTCGTCGTGTAATCTGCCGGCTCGCCATGGTATTCAGAGTCAAAGGGGGAGGGGATCGGGGGTTGCGAAAGTCAATTGCGGAGGCCACCAGACGAAATGATCAAGAAGCGTCTGGGACCGTTCTTAGGAAAGAATGAAGCGTAAAGTAATGCTAGACCCCGGGAGTCCACGATTGAAGAATCCAAAACTGGATTGAATAGCGACAATTGTTGCTTTCTTTGATCGTGAATAAAGAGTTGCACTGCCGTCCCTTCGCCATCGCCAGAAACGCCTTGTGTTATGCAAATCGTTATGTATATGATTAGTAACTATGCATTTATGCAGTCCCTCATTTTCTCCGCAGACGAGCCCTCATGGACTTCTTCCCAACAGACAATCCCAGCCTGAACAATGCCATCCCTTCGAATCCGGCCATTCCAATCGCTCCTGCGCGGGAAAGCTCCATTGCCGCGATTCCCGCAACGACGATGGGCCCAAGTCCATGATGTCCGCTACCTCGCCACGCACCATGATCCCAGCCAAGTGTTGGATAGGTACCGAGAGAAGCTGGACCAGAAGGCCAAGCAGTGAGTGTTCCTTCCACATAATCTTGTCCATCAGTACAGCTGTGCTAATTGGAACTTAGGGAGGGCCATGAATCTGTCGATTCGCTGAAAGACGCCTACAAGGACAAGATCGAAGACCTCCGGCGCAAAGCCTCAACGGTAGCAACCCCAGAGCCCGACACCCCGTCTgcctctccctcctcgccctcACCCTCTGCTGTCCGTCCTACCCCCCGTCCGCAACAACCCGCATCCGAGACCAAGAAATCCGAGTCCAGCGGCATCAAGCCCCTGGACTCCTTCATCGACGTGCAGAAGTTCCTCGACCTTCCGCCCAAGGAAATCGAGGGTATTTGGCGACTCCGTCATGCATCGAACCCCGGATCCATCTGCGCAGTTATCCCGCTTGAAGCATACCGGCGCATTTCGGCTGCAGCGCGCCAGAATCCGCAGTTTATTCTCCCGCTGCCCCGCAATAATGTCGAGCAAGAAGAACCCGTCAAGAACgaaaagggagaggaaaCCGGCGAGACTCAGACTACCACCAAGGCTGGCGCAGATATCCACTTTCTCCAATGGGCCTTCCACCCGCCTGCTTCGCCGCCACCAGAAACCGCGACACCGGCCCAGCTTGCTAACGCCCACACATCGACAATTATCTTCACCTCGCTTGCGGCGTACAAGCTGCACGGCGCTTATGCCCAGCCTCACACCACTATCACCAACTACCTTGACCTCGCGGAATCAAAGGGTCTGGTGCTCATGCTCGGCCAGGTGATGCCGGATGCGGGTGTGTCGACTTCCGAGGCGAGCTGGCTGGTCAGCTGCGTGCAGCGGTTCTACGACTTTGGTGGCCAGGCCAATGAGCGGAAGGGCGAGTTGGTGCGTAGCTTTACGCGAGGCGATACCGAGGTTTTCAAGGTTGAGCATTTgatggaggaggcggagaagCTATAGATTATTTAGGTGGATTGTATATTGACTACCCTGTACAATAGATAGATTGGATTGGTCATGGTCTTAtttgatgaatgaatgaataCCCGCTCCTCACTACAGTGACTTGCCGGCTACAGAGTCGACCGAATTGGTTGATCAATTGACTTTAGCTGTAATTAAATATGCAGCTGCTAATAATATTTATTTCTGTGATTCCGTGTACACTGGTATATCCAAATGAGGTCTTGACATGGCAGATGCATAAGGATCCGTATCTCCTCGAATTCAATTTGGATATCCACATCTATATGGATGTTGTATCACAGCTGAATTGCAATAGACTGGCTACATTACTAGCCTCTAATTCTAGCTTTAAACCGGCCATCATCTCATTCTTTCTATAGCGACGGTAAAGGTCCTCTAAATCTGTATGGTATATATTCAATAGACGGTCATCTAGCTAAAGCCCAATTGACCTTAGAAGTCACCAGACTACTAAATATGGCGACTTAATCCCGCGAAATAACATCTCAAGCAACCACACAAACTCAAGTTCTCAAATCCCACTATTACCCCAAGTATGGGTCACTGGGCTACACCATGCGGAAATCATTGATTGGATACTGGACGGTTCTTTAGCTTGGTTATAGGGCGAGTCGACTTTCAGATTACTGAATCGGTGCGTCGTTATTCGTAATAATTGGACGAACGAAAAGGACTGGGGCATGGGGCATTGAAAAAACGTGATCGTGAGACTTAGATTCCATTTTTGCCTTATATCCCTGGCTGTCTGGCACTCGCTCTCCGCGATACGTCGTCAACAAATGGTTTCAGTGGTTGGTATGGcgttgcttttttttttcttttgaagAGAGGCGTTTTATGCCCGCACTGGCATCGTTTGATAACCCGCTCGAGGTGGTTGATATCGTGTATCATTTTGTTCGTTTGCAAACAGCTTGCAGATGGCACGGAAGACGTGGTTGTTTCGCGGGCACTTTTTGGTGAAACCAAGTCCGGATTTGGATGGCTCGGAAGAAAAGGGCTTGTATTGTGTCGAGTGTGACATGCgagtttttttttcttcatgGCTTGTTGGGGCTTAGTACACCTTGATCTTGTGATGATCTGTCTGcttctattttcttttctctccgtGCCATGCGTGGGTGTGCGATGAATTGCGACTGCAATGCTGTAGCACCGGTCTTATATGCACCATCATCTATAATGCTTGTCAGCCGTCTTCAATAATCAATTAGCTGGTTCAATACTTACCCGCCCGACCAATCACTGTGACACCAATGGAATCTCCCGCCTTAGTTATGGCCATCTTGCTTTATCTAACTCTTCTTTTGATCCTGACTTCATCCAGCACATGTATTGCCGTCGGTGGCTGCTCAAAACTTATCAGTCAGATATTGAAAAGATAACCCTGTACATGAAACGGAAGTGGCTCCCAGTCAGCCACCCACCGACTGTGCACCACCAGTTCTTGCCAGATATTATATTGAACCCAAATGATATCGCCACGGAGCATGGATTCTCGCTAGCTGCATAGCCCGTTTGATTACATTAGCCTGTTTGGTGTAGGGCATTCACTGAGCATTGCGTGAGCCTTTGCGCACACTAGATACTCGTTAGCCTCGTAGCCGGCAGAGATGTTAGCTATCTAGCCATCTAGTGTACGAAGGTATATGAGCAGCCCAAGTTTGCTGAGATGTCTGAGATGTCTGATGGCATCCTTGACTTGTGAAAAACTCAGCCGTGTACATCATAAGCTCTCGCTGGAGATATCTTTACCAGAACAGAATACATATCCAGAGACTCCTGAGCACGGCACAACATCTCCCCATGATTCAGCGTCTCACTTCGCAGATCCGGATCCAATTCCCTGCTGCGATATTCAAGACAACACTGATATGCCAGTCGAGCCGCCCGCCTTCCGGGGAGATTCGGCAGAGAATACTCTATGATCTCCCAGTATATCTAGCTTGGATGACACTCTAGAAGAGTTCTTCGGGCTTCCGGATGCACAGGACGACATTCCTGTCGACCCGGCAATGCTTGCCAACCACTGGCCTTGGGAGGATGGCAGCCCCCAGCAATCTGTCCCACAAGCCGACAGCTTCATCAATTCAGAGACAACTTGCTCATATCCTGACCCTCCACCTGTTCTTCGCAGCCCACCTAACTATCATCGAGGTTTTTGCGAAAAGGCTGGTGGTCAGAATGGCAATACTCAAACAAGTGACCACTCTCACATCCATGATCATCAACAACTGCACCCCTCCCAACGTAACACCGATCGCGGCGCTTCCTACCCCGATGGTGTCCGTGGGGACCATCACGTCGGTGGACAGTCCAAAGGCTCTAAGCGGAAGACGCAACAATCAGACGGGCGAGCTCACAAATGGCTTCGAGTTTCCATCAATGTTGCCGCCCATGGAGGATTCCTTCACGCTTTTCTCTCACTTCATGTCTGCCCCACTCGACGATCATTTGCAATTCCTTTCTTGGCTATTCAAAGGTGCTCTACCACATTGCATGTCTAGCTCTTCACTGACAGCATGTGAAGAGAGAGGCGCTGGCAACCAGTTGCTCAAGTACCCCGCATGAGATTGAACATAATTGGCGTGATCGTAGAAAGGCCCGAGGAGGCTCCAGAAAGAATATGCCATAATCTATGGAAAGGCGAGCCTTCTGCTGAAGCTGAGAAAAAAACGAGAGTCAGAGGTCGCAAGGTTATTCTCGGAGCGCTATCCAGGGAGGACTTCAGGCGCGATACAGGTACACTGGAGTACAACCCTCAACAAGAAAGCAGATTAACGCTTGGCGGGAATAGACATACGATATTGGCATTGTGAAACGTTTACAAACTAAGAGGATGAGTTACAACAAGCCATCATATCCTCTTATCCGCTGATGATTCGATTGGCACTAAATTCTCTGGCTTTCATGCAACTGAACTAGCTGCCACGCATTTATAAACCAGCTATCCGATACATGCACTCCCACACTGTAATGCAACTGAGCCAGGTCCCTAGGTCCTCTCATTCGTCCCCACGGTTCTGCTCAGATCCAGGCACGCCCCTGCGGCCGTCACTGGGGACAGCAACACATACATGAGCCTGGTGTTAGTCGCGCTCGTGTCACATACTGTGCTTCTGGCCACATCGGGGAGTTGTGTGTGGGTTGATCATCATCATGCCTGAGTCCTGCTTCAGAGGTGGATCAATTGATCTATCAATCCTCACGCCAATCTAGAAGTCTTCCTCAAGTCATTACAAGTGTACTGCAATTTGAGCACCAGGTTCGACAGGCTGGTGTGTGAGAATATCTATCGCATAAAAATATAAAGTCACCTGAGCATTATGACTTTCATGAGCCCACTTCCGTACTAGCTCACAAAAGATCATTCACTGGTTTAAGTGAGACACGTATTGATGATACAAGTCAATCATCTCCCTTGTTCATCTGTAACGAAAAATCAGCGAGATCGGCCCTGACCACGTCCGCAGCTACTTCTCGTGGCGGTCCAAATGATCTGGGTATCATCAAATTGTCTAGTCAGATGAGCTAGATGCAATCATTCAATAAAGCAACAAGGGCAATGTCGACAGCTTTCACCTGATTGTGGCAGGCAGTTCATGTTGCAGAACTTTCTCAAATTCTTCTCCCCAATAATAGCTGCCAGAAGGCATTTAGGACTGAACAGTCTTTCCCCGTTTCCCTTGCCGCTTCCCAATTATTAACAGTTACTCGCTACTTTATCATAGCCCTAGGAGGGTTGCGTCAGCTTGGATGGGGACCCGCTCGCTGAGGACAGATACTGGTGACGAATAGGGATGGCAATGGAGAGCAGGGCCCATGGAAAATGAAAATGAGGATCTTCTATATAGTCACAAATCTTAAGGCAGTCAATACACAAGAATTTATATCCTCTTCAAGATGACCCCTTCCCCCCAAGGACTGCCCGCATCACCTCGCATAATTTCGTGGCCGGTTCCTCAACAAGACCCTGGCACCTCCACGCGACGAAGTGATCTGGGCGTACAAGGACGGCTCCTGCCTCGCTGACACCGCGGACTTTAAACCAGTCGCCATAGCAATCCAAGTACTGGCACCCGAATCCAATGGTGTATGCTCTAATCTGAACGCCCTCGGATGTTCGCGAGAGATTCTCGGCCGCTGTGACCCACGGGCCACCACCAATTCCTGTCAGTAATGTGAAATGGCCCTGGCCACAGAGGTCAAGTGTCGAAACTTGAGACGACTGGCTATTGGCCACCAACCATAGGTGAGGCAGGTGGTAACCAGGATATGTGCTCACTTTGACGACCCGAGTATCATTTACTTGGGTAAAATCAGGGGCGGTATCCCCCGTTTCAATGGCAATGGCTGCAGAAACAGAGGAATAGATCTGGTTCATCTGGACTCCTAGAGAGTGGGCTTCATTCTCGAGGGCTTAAATCGTTACACGTAGTTCGCTGCGCTTCTGATCCCCTTCTGCACCGTCTGATCTTAGACTGTCATTTATCTTTTTGCGGGATTCTGAATCGCTTCCCAGAAGACTCCAAAGCCTTTGGTGAGCATGGATTCCCTCGTTTGCCCGTTGCACAACTTCATCTCCGACGGGTTTTCTCTCACTAGTTAGAGTCTCCAGCAGGGATGGAGATGCCCATCCTTTGAGAACATAGGCTAGTTTCCAGGAGAGATTAAAAGCGTCCGAGATGCAGGTATTGCTGCCCAGGCCATAGGCCGGGGGATGACGATGAGTCGCATCGCCGATGCAGAGCACTCTTCTGTCCTGCCATCTCTCTGCGCATTGCTCATTTATGGTCCATGGAAAAGATGAGAGAATGTCAATTCCAATTGAATCATCACCGATCAGCTGGTATAAATATGCTCGGAGCGTTTCCTCGGTGGGTTTAATCGCCGAGTGTATTATCACGACGAACTCATTCCACGGTTTCACCATTCGGAAAGCGCCTGCAACAAGTCCGGTGGGGCCGTCTGTGTTGAGAGCCCAGGTTAGACTGCCTGGTCGATGTGCGATATACTTGGAAAGGTCTGCTTTAATGTGAACGTTGAGGGCTTCCCCATGTTGGCAACCAATCACGGGGATGTTCAACGCTTCTAAGACCACACTTCGAGCCCCATCGGCGCCAATAAGGTACTGCGTGGATACAGTGTAGGTTTCCCCGCTGACTCGATTCCTTACCGTGACTAGGACATGATCCGTATCCTGGTGGAACGATACCAGCTCTGTCGAAAAGCGAAAACCCGCACCTAGATTTTGTGCTTCTTCGACTAACACGGGCTCGAGAGAACTTTGGGGGAGGTCGCACATGGAACAGGGACTGGCGAGCTCGTAATCCCCCTTTTGCATTGGATGATTTCCCCAGGCGTAGATGCGCGCATATTCTTCACCTGCCAGTTTATCTGACCAAGTGCTATGTTGGATTACTAGGTAACATGTCAGCCTGCCATATAACTGTAGTTATACAgagagtttttttttttttttttccttacCACTGCCCGGGGTGGCAACGGCCTTCAGCCGGTGTTCTATTCCGGCGTCGCGGAGAACCTCCATGGCTCTTTGATTGAAAATATGCGCTCGTGGGGTATTTGCAGTACCCTGGTGTTTAGATATGGCTAAACATTTGATTCCCAGTCGGGCTAACAGCAGAGCTGTCGTGGCCCCAGACGGTCCAGTTCCAACAATGAGCACTGGGACATCCATTTCTTGAAAGGTAAGGGAGCAGGCTAACGGGGTAAAGTTTAGCGCTAGTCATATAAAAGTTTTGAGAACTATGGAGGGCAAGTAGGCAATCATAGTCCCTTAAGTATTATTGACTCTGATACAAATGTGCAATTAATTCCGGTGATCTGCGACTTCATAGGTGTTAATCCGTAAACCCGGGTTAGAGTAGCTCTGGTCAACTAGAGTGGAGATTGCAATGCCTTGGACCATTTGCTGATAAGCATACTCATACTTCAGTATACCTGGCCACCCCCGATGGAGTATAATAGTTTCATCCACTAAGTCACAAATCAACCAAAAATGCCCTCGGCTTCTCTTTCAGTCTCCGTTACCCTATGTGGTAGACTCGACGGCTGTTGGGGCAGTGTAAGCGAGGTTGGAACAGTACCGAAGCCGATCAATGTTCTTCCCGCATATTATTTACATAACTAGTTAACAATTCAATCATTCTTTAGTAAGCGGAAGCAAAGGACCCCCGTTAACGTTCCACTTTACTTTTAATATTCTTCTTATGTCCGTGCCTGTCGGTTCAGATGCGCTTGGCTTCGCTTCCAGCAGTAACCTTACGTAACCTAAATATCAAGCGATTAGGGAAGTGTAGCTGGCATCACTACTGTAACaaatgatgctggtcttCGTCCTTTGTTTATTATGGATCATTAGACGTGGGTCCTTTAC
This region of Aspergillus chevalieri M1 DNA, chromosome 4, nearly complete sequence genomic DNA includes:
- a CDS encoding ATP11 family protein (BUSCO:EOG09264BIX;~COG:O;~EggNog:ENOG410PN42;~InterPro:IPR010591;~PFAM:PF06644;~go_component: GO:0005739 - mitochondrion [Evidence IEA];~go_process: GO:0065003 - protein-containing complex assembly [Evidence IEA]), with product MPSLRIRPFQSLLRGKAPLPRFPQRRWAQVHDVRYLATHHDPSQVLDRYREKLDQKAKQEGHESVDSLKDAYKDKIEDLRRKASTVATPEPDTPSASPSSPSPSAVRPTPRPQQPASETKKSESSGIKPLDSFIDVQKFLDLPPKEIEGIWRLRHASNPGSICAVIPLEAYRRISAAARQNPQFILPLPRNNVEQEEPVKNEKGEETGETQTTTKAGADIHFLQWAFHPPASPPPETATPAQLANAHTSTIIFTSLAAYKLHGAYAQPHTTITNYLDLAESKGLVLMLGQVMPDAGVSTSEASWLVSCVQRFYDFGGQANERKGELVRSFTRGDTEVFKVEHLMEEAEKL
- a CDS encoding uncharacterized protein (COG:C,H;~EggNog:ENOG410PKRV), whose amino-acid sequence is MNQIYSSVSAAIAIETGDTAPDFTQVNDTRVVKVSTYPGYHLPHLWLVANSQSSQVSTLDLCGQGHFTLLTGIGGGPWVTAAENLSRTSEGVQIRAYTIGFGCQYLDCYGDWFKVRGVSEAGAVLVRPDHFVAWRCQGLVEEPATKLCEVMRAVLGGKGSS
- a CDS encoding uncharacterized protein (COG:C,H;~EggNog:ENOG410PKRV;~InterPro:IPR036188,IPR002938;~PFAM:PF01494;~go_function: GO:0071949 - FAD binding [Evidence IEA]), with protein sequence MEVLRDAGIEHRLKAVATPGSVIQHSTWSDKLAGEEYARIYAWGNHPMQKGDYELASPCSMCDLPQSSLEPVLVEEAQNLGAGFRFSTELVSFHQDTDHVLVTVRNRVSGETYTVSTQYLIGADGARSVVLEALNIPVIGCQHGEALNVHIKADLSKYIAHRPGSLTWALNTDGPTGLVAGAFRMVKPWNEFVVIIHSAIKPTEETLRAYLYQLIGDDSIGIDILSSFPWTINEQCAERWQDRRVLCIGDATHRHPPAYGLGSNTCISDAFNLSWKLAYVLKGWASPSLLETLTSERKPVGDEVVQRANEGIHAHQRLWSLLGSDSESRKKINDSLRSDGAEGDQKRSELRVTI